One genomic region from Antedon mediterranea chromosome 3, ecAntMedi1.1, whole genome shotgun sequence encodes:
- the LOC140043984 gene encoding craniofacial development protein 2-like has product MGDLNAKVGHEQDGNTVGEHRMGERNARGDRWVNWCKAKDMTITNTWFKEHPRRIYTWKSPGDVTRNQIDYIAVNSRWKRAVTHAKTYPGADCGSDHIPVVCTLQSKLKKVKKAKNVQKLDFEQLNSPEIRLEYSIQVRNKFDILVDEGEEITWDAMRDILVETAKESLPKKER; this is encoded by the coding sequence ATGGGTGATCTGAATGCAAAGGTTGGCCATGAACAAGATGGAAACACAGTTGGAGAGCATAGGATGGGTGAAAGAAATGCGCGTGGCGACAGATGGGTGAACTGGTGTAAAGCTAAGGATATGACCATAACAAATACATGGTTTAAAGAGCATCCCAGACGAATATACACATGGAAGAGCCCTGGTGATGTGACGAGGAATCAGATTGACTACATTGCAGTAAACAGTAGGTGGAAAAGGGCAGTGACTCATGCAAAAACATATCCAGGGGCAGATTGTGGAAGTGACCACATTCCAGTGGTTTGCACACTTCAATCAAAGTTAAAAAAGGTGAAGAAAGCCAAAAATGTACAGAAATTAGACTTTGAGCAGCTAAACAGTCCGGAGATCCGTTTGGAATATTCCATTCAAGTGAGGAATAAGTTTGACATCCTTGTAGACGAAGGTGAAGAGATTACGTGGGATGCAATGAGAGACATCCTTGTTGAGACAGCCAAAGAATCCTTACCTAAGAAAGAGAGATAA